One genomic region from Bombus terrestris chromosome 15, iyBomTerr1.2, whole genome shotgun sequence encodes:
- the LOC100644864 gene encoding carboxypeptidase Q, which yields MFLSIKFLIITWLFRLQFTIALESDETNSVNTCDLPQSLIQEIDSYEPFVHAIINETLYGSFKGTTWNELAYFVDTFGPRFTGTAVLERSIDYVLNKSLEFGLDNVHGESVSVPHWVRGKESATLLKPRHKNIALLGLGYSVGTPPEGITAKAIVVNSFKELEERKHEVRGKIVVFNEKYVSYGETVKYRSQGATEASKHGAVAALIRSVTPYSLYTPHTGMQSYGENVTKIPVACITVEDASLLRRMSDRGAVLEINLKMQAKNLPNKVSRNVIAELKGSKAPEKVVVISGHIDSWDVGQGAMDDGGGAFISWQALKLLKHLNYKPRRTVRMIMWTAEEVGIIGGNHYIKSHKSEEKDLQFVLESDLGTFKPLGFEVTGTEEVMCILKRIMKLFSIVGDMKLRSPNGGPDIASWVDAGVPGGSLWTQDEQYFYYHHTNADTMLVEDPDALDRGTALFAALSYVLAELSVDLPHHK from the exons ATGTTTTTAtccataaaatttttaataatcacaTGGCTCTTTCGACTACAATTTACGATAGCCCTGGAGAGTGATGAAACAAACAGCGTTAATACGTGTGATCTGCCGCAGAGCCTTATACAAGAGATAGACTCGTACGAACCCTTTGTTCATGCTATAATAAATGAGACTTTATACGGATCGTTCAAAGGAACGACTTGGAATGAATTAGCTTACTTCGTTGATACATTTGGTCCGAGATTTACTGGTACTGCAGTGCTAGAGCGTTCCATTGATTATGTGTTAAATAAATCTTTGGAGTTTGGCTTGGATAATGTACACGGTGAATCCGTTAGTGTGCCACATTGGGTCAG AGGAAAGGAATCAGCGACGCTTTTAAAGCCAAGGCACAAAAATATTGCTCTTTTGGGATTAGGTTACAGCGTTGGGACTCCACCCGAAGGAATAACCGCAAAGGCTATCGTCGTGAACAGTTTCAAAGAACTTGAGGAAAGAAAGCACGAG GTCCGAGGAAAGATCGTTGTATTTAATGAGAAATATGTTTCGTATGGTGAAACGGTAAAGTATCGAAGCCAAGGAGCAACAGAAGCATCGAAACATGGTGCTGTTGCTGCTTTAATTCGATCCGTTACACCATATTCTTTGTATACCCCACATACGGGCATGCAATCGTACGGCGAGAATGTGACTAAAATTCCGGTAGCTTGTATCACGGTTGAAGATGCCAGCTTGTTGAGAAGGATGTCCGATAGAG gTGCagttttagaaataaatttaaaaatgcaggCGAAAAATTTGCCGAACAAAGTATCACGAAATGTAATAGCTGAATTGAAAGGTTCCAAGGCACCGGAGAAAGTTGTAGTTATATCTGGTCACATCGACAGTTGGGACGTTGGTCAGGGCGCAATGGACGATGGCGGTGGTGCATTTATTTCATGGCAAgcattaaaattattgaaacaccTTAATTATAAACCACGACGAACAGTAAG AATGATCATGTGGACGGCTGAAGAAGTTGGAATCATAGGAGGTAATCATTATATCAAGAGTCATAAAAGCGAAGAGAAGGATTTACAGTTCGTGCTGGAATCGGATTTGGGCACGTTCAAGCCATTAGGTTTTGAAGTTACCGGAACCGAAGAAGTTATGTGCATCCTAAAAAGAATCATGAA gctATTCTCTATTGTGGGAGATATGAAGCTTCGTAGTCCCAACGGCGGCCCTGATATCGCTTCTTGGGTAGACGCAGGGGTACCAGGAGGTTCTCTTTGGACTCAAGACGAACAATACTTTTATTACCATCATACGAATGCGGATACTATGTTAGTCGAAGATCCGGATGCTCTTGATAGGGGAACAGCCCTATTTGCAGCACTGTCTTATGTACTTGCGGAGCTTAGCGTCGATCTTCCACATCACAAGTGA